A single genomic interval of Propionispora hippei DSM 15287 harbors:
- the trmB gene encoding tRNA (guanosine(46)-N7)-methyltransferase TrmB yields MRLRRKPWIDEAIKDYEDIVRFGPLEGLAGCWQQEFGRTAPLHVELGTGKGRFISELAERYRDVNFIGIEAQQDVLFYAAQKVRGKGLTNVRLLVFDINGITNIFAPGEVDRFYINFCDPWPKARHAKRRLTYRSFLEKYRTLLKPGGELHFKTDNRTLFDFSLEEFRECGLQLRNVTYDLHAEGAPGGSENIMTEYEAKFSAKGTKINRAEILFL; encoded by the coding sequence ATGAGACTCAGGCGAAAGCCCTGGATTGATGAAGCAATCAAAGACTATGAGGATATCGTGCGGTTTGGTCCGTTAGAGGGGTTGGCCGGCTGCTGGCAGCAAGAATTTGGCCGGACAGCGCCGCTTCATGTGGAGCTGGGAACCGGTAAGGGCCGGTTTATCTCGGAACTGGCCGAACGGTACCGGGACGTTAATTTTATCGGCATTGAGGCACAGCAGGATGTGCTGTTTTATGCTGCCCAGAAGGTGCGCGGCAAAGGATTAACCAATGTAAGGCTGCTGGTATTTGATATTAACGGCATTACCAATATTTTTGCTCCCGGCGAGGTAGACCGGTTTTATATCAATTTCTGCGACCCCTGGCCCAAGGCTCGTCATGCTAAACGGCGGCTCACGTACCGCAGTTTTCTGGAGAAGTACAGGACCTTGCTAAAGCCAGGCGGCGAGCTTCATTTTAAGACTGACAACCGGACACTGTTTGATTTTTCGTTGGAGGAATTCCGGGAGTGCGGCCTGCAGTTACGTAATGTAACCTATGACCTCCACGCCGAGGGTGCGCCTGGGGGTAGTGAGAACATTATGACCGAATATGAAGCGAAGTTCAGCGCCAAGGGTACAAAGATTAACCGGGCGGAAATATTATTTTTATGA